Proteins found in one Labrenzia sp. VG12 genomic segment:
- a CDS encoding oxaloacetate decarboxylase — MPSPADLLRALLAQDKLHVMPCCYDALSAKLIEQAGFDLTFMSGFAASASRIGQPDLGLMSYAEVLDQARNITETLAIPLIADGDTGYGNAMNVRRTVSGLARAGAAAVMIEDQVAPKRCGHTPGKAVVGRAEAFDRIRAAVDAREAGADILILARTDARHEHGLAEAIERAAKFKELGADILFVEAPKTVAEMQEICRELPGPKMANIVEGGETPDLSHKELKDIGYTIAAYPLTLMASAMKAMVKTLEQLKSDEDRSPDLMDFRELRDRIGFNTYYEVSACYETSKRS, encoded by the coding sequence ATGCCGTCTCCGGCTGACCTGCTCCGCGCGCTGCTGGCGCAAGACAAGCTTCACGTGATGCCCTGCTGTTATGACGCGCTGTCCGCCAAACTGATCGAACAGGCCGGGTTCGATCTGACCTTCATGTCGGGTTTTGCCGCGTCGGCCTCCCGGATCGGTCAGCCGGATCTGGGACTGATGTCCTATGCAGAAGTGCTCGATCAGGCGCGCAATATTACCGAAACGCTCGCCATTCCGCTGATTGCCGACGGCGATACGGGCTACGGCAATGCCATGAATGTCCGGCGCACCGTCAGTGGTCTGGCGCGGGCAGGGGCCGCGGCGGTGATGATTGAAGACCAGGTCGCTCCCAAACGCTGCGGTCATACGCCAGGCAAGGCTGTCGTCGGCCGCGCGGAGGCTTTCGACCGGATCAGGGCGGCGGTGGATGCCAGAGAGGCGGGTGCAGATATTCTCATCCTGGCCCGTACCGATGCCCGCCATGAGCATGGTCTTGCCGAAGCCATTGAAAGGGCGGCAAAATTCAAGGAGCTCGGTGCCGATATCCTGTTCGTCGAAGCCCCAAAGACGGTTGCCGAAATGCAGGAGATCTGCCGGGAACTTCCAGGGCCGAAAATGGCCAACATCGTTGAAGGCGGCGAGACACCTGACTTGTCGCACAAGGAGCTGAAAGACATCGGCTACACCATCGCTGCCTATCCTTTGACCCTGATGGCAAGTGCCATGAAGGCGATGGTGAAAACGCTGGAGCAGCTGAAATCGGATGAAGACCGGTCGCCCGACCTGATGGATTTCAGGGAATTGCGGGACCGGATCGGCTTCAACACCTATTATGAGGTTTCGGCATGCTACGAGACCTCGAAGCGGAGCTGA
- a CDS encoding TRAP transporter large permease, with protein MTVVLILAALFALLLIRVPVAFALGGLGLAMLIFGGFSPLMAPQAILSTLDGFILLAVPLFLLMSNILLKGGVGRDLFAAVHAWVGHWPGGLAVATILSCGIFAAISGSSVATAATIGTVAIPEMISRGYQKHFVYGLLAAGGTLGILIPPSIPMIVYGFVTEQSVLDLFLAGIGPGLMLVALFIAFSMIYARWFGGYRPEPASSWEERFWASLYALPAVLLAAYVIGVIYTGAATPTEAAALGLTGALVITLAMGRLTWASFKEAIFDSMVTTVAILLIVAGAKVFGKAITLYRIPQDISTLISQTIDSPLAFIVVVSLVLLVMGLVFEALSMVLIMTPVLLPAALILGIDPIWFGVYMVVMVECALITPPVGLNLYVIQSVAKAKLTEVSRGVLPFLFLMLLSVVILYVWTDLALYIPFKL; from the coding sequence ATGACCGTGGTTCTGATCCTTGCGGCCTTGTTTGCCCTGCTCCTGATCCGGGTGCCCGTGGCTTTTGCGCTTGGCGGTCTTGGCCTCGCCATGCTGATTTTCGGCGGATTTTCGCCGCTGATGGCACCCCAGGCGATCCTTTCGACGCTGGACGGTTTCATTCTTCTGGCCGTGCCGCTGTTCCTGCTGATGTCGAACATTCTTCTGAAAGGGGGCGTCGGGCGTGACCTTTTTGCAGCCGTTCACGCCTGGGTCGGCCATTGGCCGGGCGGGCTTGCGGTTGCGACCATCCTGTCCTGCGGCATCTTTGCCGCGATTTCCGGATCGTCCGTTGCGACGGCGGCGACGATCGGCACCGTGGCCATCCCGGAAATGATCAGCCGCGGCTATCAGAAGCATTTTGTCTACGGCCTGCTGGCGGCTGGCGGAACGCTGGGTATCCTGATCCCGCCATCCATTCCGATGATCGTTTATGGTTTCGTCACCGAACAGTCGGTTCTCGACCTGTTTCTGGCCGGGATCGGACCTGGCCTCATGCTTGTTGCGCTCTTCATCGCGTTTTCGATGATCTATGCGCGCTGGTTCGGTGGCTATCGGCCGGAACCGGCTTCGAGCTGGGAAGAACGCTTCTGGGCTTCGCTTTATGCGCTGCCGGCCGTGCTGCTGGCGGCCTATGTCATCGGGGTGATCTATACAGGCGCAGCAACGCCCACCGAGGCGGCGGCGCTGGGCCTGACCGGTGCGCTGGTGATCACGCTCGCAATGGGGCGTCTCACCTGGGCGTCGTTCAAGGAGGCGATCTTCGACAGCATGGTGACAACGGTCGCCATCCTCTTGATCGTTGCCGGGGCCAAGGTCTTCGGCAAGGCCATCACGCTCTATCGTATCCCGCAGGACATCTCGACCCTGATCAGCCAGACGATCGACTCGCCGCTTGCCTTCATTGTGGTCGTGTCGCTGGTGCTCCTGGTGATGGGTCTTGTGTTCGAGGCCCTGTCCATGGTGCTGATCATGACGCCGGTGTTGCTGCCGGCGGCCCTCATTCTGGGCATCGATCCCATCTGGTTCGGTGTCTACATGGTGGTGATGGTCGAATGCGCCCTGATCACACCGCCGGTCGGGCTCAATCTCTATGTCATCCAGTCGGTCGCCAAGGCGAAGCTGACGGAAGTGTCACGCGGGGTACTGCCGTTCCTGTTCCTGATGCTGCTGTCGGTCGTGATCCTTTATGTCTGGACCGATCTGGCGCTCTATATCCCCTTCAAACTCTGA
- a CDS encoding TRAP transporter small permease: MNAFFFFLKSLGWIAAILFCLAGGMLSYEVAARYLFVAPTIWAAELSQLCLIWGTLIAMPWLLSANRHIAVDVLTERLGPTLRRVCQIVSMAAIAAFSAVVAWKGYGIFFDSFERGRTTGSMLDLPTWVSELAVPVGFALLFLQALIELGRAVLGKSSEAAGPGEGAAS; encoded by the coding sequence ATGAATGCATTTTTCTTTTTTCTCAAGTCCCTGGGCTGGATCGCGGCGATATTGTTTTGCCTGGCCGGCGGCATGCTCAGTTACGAGGTCGCCGCGCGCTATCTGTTTGTTGCACCGACCATATGGGCAGCGGAGCTCTCCCAGCTCTGCCTGATCTGGGGCACGCTGATTGCCATGCCCTGGCTGCTTTCGGCCAACCGGCACATCGCCGTGGATGTGTTGACAGAACGGCTTGGACCGACGCTTCGGCGTGTTTGCCAGATTGTTTCCATGGCTGCGATTGCAGCGTTCAGTGCGGTCGTGGCCTGGAAGGGTTACGGCATTTTCTTCGATTCGTTCGAAAGGGGCCGCACAACGGGGTCCATGCTGGATCTGCCAACATGGGTGTCCGAACTGGCGGTGCCCGTCGGTTTTGCGCTTCTGTTCCTGCAGGCGCTGATCGAGCTGGGCAGGGCAGTGTTGGGCAAAAGTTCCGAAGCCGCCGGTCCGGGTGAAGGGGCTGCCTCATGA
- the dctP gene encoding TRAP transporter substrate-binding protein DctP, protein MKVFSWALGAALAVGLTAGSALAADTTLRISLQLPLTSHLGQNLQLFKEEVEKNSNGEIAVEIYDSAQLYKDKEVPAAVGSGSIEMGVASLTRYVGDVPAVDIFYQPFLFDTEEKVRAAVAPGSPVRGPLDEAIKDTGSTVLWWQAYGGAIMLSNGAPVKTPEDMKGKKVRVFGKTLGDFVTAAGGAPTLISGSEQYLAYQRGTVDIGMTGVSGVKSRKLWDVMDTITVTNNADIEFIVVVNTDFWNGLSDAHKAIIEAAALKAEADVRDRMSQIEADAYAAAEENGMTVYKPTAEELSAWKAVSQPVYDAYVEKTGDLGKQVMDAAQKL, encoded by the coding sequence ATGAAAGTATTTTCCTGGGCGCTTGGCGCTGCCCTGGCTGTCGGCCTGACGGCAGGTTCCGCACTGGCCGCAGACACGACTTTGCGCATTTCACTGCAATTGCCGCTGACCAGCCATCTCGGTCAGAACCTCCAGCTGTTCAAGGAAGAGGTGGAGAAAAACTCAAATGGCGAGATCGCCGTCGAGATTTACGATTCCGCCCAGCTCTACAAGGACAAGGAAGTGCCGGCGGCGGTCGGTTCCGGTTCGATCGAAATGGGCGTTGCCTCTCTGACACGGTATGTGGGCGATGTCCCGGCCGTGGACATCTTCTATCAGCCGTTCCTGTTCGATACGGAAGAAAAGGTTCGGGCAGCCGTGGCGCCCGGTTCGCCTGTGCGCGGACCGCTCGACGAGGCCATCAAGGACACCGGGTCGACCGTTCTGTGGTGGCAGGCCTATGGCGGCGCGATCATGTTGTCGAACGGTGCGCCGGTGAAGACGCCGGAGGACATGAAAGGCAAGAAGGTGCGTGTGTTCGGCAAGACGCTCGGTGATTTCGTGACCGCTGCCGGCGGCGCGCCGACACTGATTTCCGGGTCCGAACAGTATCTCGCCTATCAGCGCGGCACGGTCGATATCGGCATGACCGGCGTCTCCGGCGTGAAATCGCGCAAGCTCTGGGATGTGATGGATACCATTACCGTCACCAACAATGCTGATATCGAGTTCATCGTGGTGGTCAACACGGATTTCTGGAACGGCCTGTCCGATGCGCACAAGGCCATTATCGAAGCCGCGGCCCTGAAAGCGGAAGCCGATGTCAGGGATCGCATGTCCCAGATCGAAGCCGATGCCTATGCGGCCGCGGAAGAAAACGGCATGACGGTCTACAAGCCGACTGCAGAGGAACTTTCCGCCTGGAAAGCGGTCAGCCAGCCGGTCTATGACGCCTATGTCGAAAAGACTGGTGACCTGGGCAAGCAGGTGATGGACGCGGCGCAGAAACTCTGA
- a CDS encoding TrkH family potassium uptake protein, with the protein MNFRAIALPIGRLLILISLLMILPAIADIFARNPDWQIFLISALVLSTAGVLTTFAFHGHRPPGNFREAIIFVNAAWFVFSLAGAVPLYASELNISFTDAFFETASGLTTTGSTVLTGLDQMPPGILLWRALLQWVGGIGVIAIGVWLLPGLRVGGSQLFALETSETTHKPYGHVSPFLFRLLGLYGGLNLICAALYLLCGMTLFEAIIHAMTTVSTGGFSTSDQSFGQFPGVTVYWVAILFMLTSSVPFLYLIRSIERRRVSLDVQIVLLLSIVLVAAFSVFYFERYIVHDTPFHMFTLAVFNVASVISTTGYAANDYLQFGPAVIAIFFMLTFFGGCAGSTSGGFKMFRIAILLSHFRGLLKRMVRPRRVVETTYQGRAVSNPVLEGVFVFAVVYAAAFAGFSMIYLALGLDLETSLSASITALANVGPGVGDTIGPSGTFQTLPDAAKWVLAIEMILGRLEILGGILLLTPDFWCD; encoded by the coding sequence ATGAATTTTCGTGCCATTGCGCTGCCAATCGGACGCCTGCTCATCCTGATCTCGCTGCTGATGATCCTGCCTGCCATTGCCGATATCTTTGCGAGAAATCCGGATTGGCAGATCTTCCTGATCTCCGCGTTGGTCCTGTCCACCGCGGGCGTGCTGACGACCTTCGCCTTTCACGGCCACAGGCCACCAGGCAACTTTCGCGAAGCCATCATTTTCGTAAACGCTGCCTGGTTCGTGTTTTCCCTGGCAGGCGCTGTGCCGCTTTACGCCAGCGAACTGAATATCAGTTTCACCGACGCGTTTTTTGAAACGGCTTCCGGTCTGACCACGACAGGTTCAACGGTCCTGACCGGGCTTGACCAGATGCCTCCCGGTATCCTGTTGTGGCGCGCCTTGCTGCAATGGGTTGGCGGCATCGGCGTCATCGCGATCGGCGTCTGGCTCCTGCCGGGTCTGAGGGTTGGCGGCAGCCAGCTCTTTGCGCTGGAGACCTCTGAAACCACACACAAGCCCTATGGCCATGTCAGCCCCTTCCTCTTTAGGCTGCTCGGGCTTTATGGTGGCCTCAACCTGATCTGCGCTGCACTTTATCTTCTCTGCGGAATGACGTTGTTCGAGGCGATCATTCACGCCATGACCACGGTCTCGACCGGCGGATTTTCAACCTCGGATCAGTCCTTCGGCCAGTTTCCGGGGGTAACGGTCTATTGGGTGGCCATCCTGTTCATGCTCACCTCAAGCGTTCCCTTTCTCTATCTCATCCGCAGCATCGAGCGTCGCCGCGTGAGCCTTGACGTTCAGATTGTCCTGTTGCTCTCAATCGTTCTCGTGGCCGCCTTCAGCGTCTTCTACTTTGAACGTTACATCGTTCATGACACGCCGTTTCACATGTTCACGCTGGCGGTGTTCAACGTCGCCTCGGTGATTTCGACCACCGGTTACGCCGCCAACGATTATCTGCAATTCGGGCCGGCCGTGATCGCGATCTTCTTCATGCTGACCTTTTTCGGAGGTTGTGCCGGATCGACCTCCGGCGGCTTCAAGATGTTCCGCATCGCCATTCTGCTCAGCCACTTTCGCGGGCTCCTGAAACGCATGGTCCGTCCGCGCCGGGTTGTCGAGACGACATACCAGGGCCGGGCGGTCTCCAATCCCGTTCTGGAAGGCGTATTTGTGTTTGCGGTGGTCTATGCCGCCGCCTTCGCCGGCTTTTCGATGATCTACCTGGCGCTTGGTCTGGATCTCGAAACATCGTTGAGTGCCTCGATCACGGCGCTTGCCAATGTTGGCCCGGGCGTCGGCGACACGATTGGCCCCTCGGGCACGTTCCAGACCCTGCCCGATGCCGCCAAATGGGTGCTGGCGATCGAAATGATCCTCGGCCGGCTTGAAATTCTCGGCGGCATCCTGCTGCTGACGCCCGACTTCTGGTGCGACTGA
- a CDS encoding YggS family pyridoxal phosphate-dependent enzyme, translated as MTSAADRLASVQSDIRAAEAEFGRKEESVTLIAVSKTFEADDIRPVLDAGQKVFGENRVQEAMGKWPGLRGDYAGIELHLIGPLQSNKAKEAVQTFDVIHTVDRPKIARALKSEMDRQDRQLPCFIQVNTGEEPQKAGIPPREVDAFISQCRDEIGLSIIGLMCIPPVDEAPGEHFALLEKIADRNGLAQLSMGMSADYPVAVGFGATHVRVGSAIFGARDYT; from the coding sequence ATGACCAGCGCCGCAGACCGACTTGCCTCCGTCCAGTCCGATATTCGGGCAGCCGAAGCCGAATTTGGCCGGAAAGAGGAATCCGTCACCCTGATTGCGGTTTCGAAAACGTTCGAGGCGGACGACATCCGGCCCGTTCTTGATGCGGGTCAGAAGGTTTTCGGCGAAAACCGCGTGCAGGAGGCAATGGGCAAGTGGCCCGGCTTGCGGGGCGACTATGCCGGTATTGAATTGCATCTGATTGGCCCGTTGCAGTCGAACAAGGCAAAAGAGGCCGTTCAGACCTTTGATGTGATCCACACGGTTGACCGGCCCAAAATCGCCAGGGCCCTGAAGAGCGAGATGGACAGACAGGACCGGCAATTGCCCTGTTTCATTCAGGTAAATACCGGCGAAGAACCGCAGAAGGCAGGCATTCCGCCCAGGGAAGTCGATGCTTTCATCAGCCAATGCCGGGACGAAATTGGCCTGAGCATCATCGGCCTGATGTGCATTCCACCGGTGGACGAGGCGCCAGGAGAGCATTTTGCGCTCCTGGAAAAGATCGCCGACCGCAACGGACTGGCTCAGCTCTCCATGGGCATGTCGGCCGACTATCCGGTTGCCGTCGGTTTTGGAGCCACCCACGTCCGGGTTGGTTCAGCAATTTTCGGGGCGCGCGATTACACCTGA
- the leuS gene encoding leucine--tRNA ligase, with protein MATERYNAREVEARWQKIWNDKDVFVTHNDDPRDKYYVLEMFPYPSGRIHMGHVRNYAMGDVVARYKRAKGFNVLHPMGWDAFGMPAENAAMQNKVHPKDWTYENIATMRDQLKIMGLSLDWSREFATCDVGYYTQQQRLFLKFLEAGLVYRKNAKVNWDPVDMTVLANEQVIDGRGWRSGALVEQRELTQWFFKISDYSEDLLDAIDTLDRWPDKVRLMQKNWIGRSEGLRVRFEFTETAPTGEKTLEIFTTRPDTLFGASFMGLSPDHPISLKLAEDNPELKAFIEECRRVGTSEEAIEKAEKKGIDTGLRVKHPLDASLELPVYVANFILMDYGTGAIFACPAHDQRDLDFARKYGLAVKPVVLPKDADAATFEVGTEAYTDDGTIFNSDFMDGLSIPDAKEAIARKLEGLRVDGAPQGERQVNYRLRDWGISRQRYWGCPIPVIHCESCGVVPEKDENLPVQLPDDINFDKPGNPLDRHPTWRDTTCPNCGKPAKRETDTMDTFVDSSWYFARFTAPDCDQPTDPDAANGWLPVDQYIGGIEHAILHLLYSRFFTRAMQKVGSLDLKEPFKGLFTQGMVTHETYRVGEGAGARWVAPADIRIEDIDGKRRATLLETGEDVAIGSIEKMSKSKKNTVDPTDIIDTYGADTARWFMLSDSPPERDVIWTEDGVQGAWRFVQRVWRLIGDIAEKTEPRGGRAPECAGKALDLRRASHKTLEAVSNDLEGLGFNRAVARLYELVNTISKVFNEGVSDDATEYAVREAADFLVQMMAPMMPHLAEECWSALGHDNLISEADWPVADAALLVEDSITYPIQINGKKRGELSIAKEASKEEVEAATLELDFVKKALSGNPPKKLIVVPQRIVNVVV; from the coding sequence ATGGCAACGGAACGGTATAACGCGCGCGAAGTGGAAGCGCGCTGGCAGAAGATCTGGAACGACAAGGACGTCTTCGTCACTCATAATGACGACCCGCGCGACAAGTATTACGTCCTTGAAATGTTTCCCTATCCGTCCGGCCGCATTCACATGGGCCATGTGCGCAACTACGCCATGGGCGACGTCGTCGCCCGGTACAAGCGTGCAAAGGGCTTCAATGTTCTGCACCCGATGGGCTGGGACGCCTTCGGCATGCCGGCGGAAAACGCGGCGATGCAGAACAAGGTCCATCCCAAGGACTGGACCTATGAGAACATCGCCACCATGCGCGACCAACTCAAGATTATGGGCCTGTCGCTGGACTGGAGCCGGGAATTCGCCACCTGCGATGTCGGCTACTACACACAGCAACAACGCCTGTTCCTGAAGTTCCTGGAAGCCGGCCTCGTCTACCGCAAGAACGCCAAGGTCAACTGGGACCCGGTCGACATGACGGTGCTTGCCAACGAGCAGGTCATCGACGGCCGCGGCTGGCGCTCCGGTGCGCTGGTCGAACAGCGCGAACTGACCCAGTGGTTCTTCAAGATCTCCGATTATTCGGAAGACCTGCTGGACGCGATCGACACGCTCGACCGCTGGCCGGACAAGGTCCGGCTGATGCAGAAAAACTGGATCGGCCGCTCTGAAGGCCTGCGCGTGCGTTTTGAGTTCACGGAGACTGCTCCGACCGGCGAAAAGACGCTGGAGATCTTTACCACCCGGCCGGACACGCTGTTCGGCGCGTCCTTCATGGGCCTGTCTCCGGATCATCCGATCTCGCTGAAACTGGCAGAAGACAATCCGGAGCTGAAGGCCTTCATCGAAGAATGCCGCCGGGTTGGTACCTCTGAAGAAGCCATTGAAAAAGCAGAGAAAAAGGGTATCGACACCGGTCTGCGCGTCAAGCATCCGCTCGACGCCTCGCTGGAGCTGCCGGTCTATGTCGCCAACTTCATCCTGATGGACTACGGCACCGGCGCCATCTTCGCCTGTCCGGCCCATGACCAGCGCGACCTGGACTTTGCCCGCAAATACGGCCTGGCCGTAAAGCCGGTCGTCCTGCCGAAGGACGCCGACGCGGCAACGTTTGAAGTCGGCACCGAGGCCTATACGGATGACGGCACGATCTTCAATTCCGATTTCATGGACGGCCTGTCCATTCCGGACGCCAAGGAGGCGATTGCCAGGAAGCTCGAAGGTCTTAGGGTCGACGGCGCGCCGCAGGGCGAACGTCAGGTGAACTATCGCCTGCGCGACTGGGGCATCTCGCGCCAGCGCTATTGGGGCTGTCCGATCCCGGTCATCCACTGCGAGAGCTGCGGCGTGGTACCGGAGAAGGATGAAAACCTGCCGGTCCAGCTGCCGGACGACATCAATTTCGACAAGCCGGGCAATCCGCTCGACCGCCACCCGACCTGGCGCGACACGACCTGCCCGAATTGCGGCAAGCCGGCAAAACGCGAAACCGACACCATGGACACGTTCGTGGACAGTTCCTGGTATTTCGCACGCTTCACCGCGCCGGACTGCGACCAGCCGACCGACCCGGACGCCGCCAACGGCTGGCTGCCGGTCGACCAGTATATCGGCGGCATCGAACACGCGATCCTGCACCTGCTCTACTCCCGCTTCTTCACGCGGGCAATGCAGAAGGTTGGCTCGCTGGATCTGAAAGAACCGTTCAAGGGCCTGTTCACGCAGGGCATGGTCACCCACGAAACCTATCGTGTGGGCGAAGGCGCTGGTGCCCGGTGGGTCGCTCCGGCCGATATCCGCATTGAGGATATTGACGGCAAGCGCCGCGCGACCTTGCTGGAAACCGGCGAAGACGTCGCTATCGGCTCGATCGAGAAGATGTCGAAGTCGAAGAAAAACACCGTCGACCCGACCGACATCATCGACACATACGGCGCCGACACGGCCCGCTGGTTCATGCTGTCCGACAGCCCGCCTGAGCGCGACGTCATCTGGACCGAAGACGGTGTCCAAGGTGCCTGGCGCTTTGTGCAGCGTGTCTGGCGCCTGATCGGCGACATTGCCGAAAAGACCGAGCCGCGGGGCGGCCGGGCTCCGGAATGCGCTGGCAAGGCCCTGGATCTGCGCCGGGCCAGCCACAAGACCCTCGAAGCCGTGTCGAACGATCTGGAAGGCCTCGGCTTCAACCGGGCTGTTGCCCGGCTCTACGAGCTGGTCAACACCATCAGCAAGGTCTTCAACGAAGGTGTCAGCGATGATGCCACCGAATATGCCGTGCGTGAAGCGGCAGACTTCCTGGTTCAGATGATGGCTCCGATGATGCCGCACCTGGCCGAGGAATGCTGGTCTGCCCTTGGCCATGACAACCTGATCTCCGAAGCGGATTGGCCGGTGGCGGATGCCGCGTTGCTGGTCGAGGATTCCATCACCTATCCGATCCAGATCAACGGCAAGAAACGCGGCGAGCTCTCCATTGCAAAAGAGGCTTCCAAAGAGGAGGTCGAAGCGGCTACGTTGGAGCTCGATTTCGTCAAGAAGGCGCTGAGCGGAAATCCGCCGAAAAAACTTATCGTGGTACCGCAAAGGATCGTGAATGTCGTTGTTTGA
- the holA gene encoding DNA polymerase III subunit delta, whose amino-acid sequence MTVLKAAEIDRFIANPPEAGGVVLVFGPDTGLVSERATKLVSKASEGDSDPFNLIKIDASEISSDPNRLIDEVLTVPLFGGRRIVWVKDASGKNLTPAVDPVLKLDDWQTLVVLEAGDIKKGVGLRKLIEGHKRAIALPCYADNDRGIDQLIDEETREAGLTITREARAALHSLLGGDRMASRGELKKLCLYALNKGRIESEDIEAVIGDASAFEMSELIDAAATGDLATLDHGLERLADAGSKASVIANQTLKHFQHLHRMRIDVDQGKPAQAVIDGQRPPIFFTRKPKFSLQLRIWALKDLERAMQILSEATRVSRLNDALGVPVLSEALLTLGRVARARNQRR is encoded by the coding sequence GTGACCGTTCTCAAAGCTGCGGAGATCGACCGGTTCATCGCCAATCCACCCGAGGCCGGCGGTGTTGTGCTTGTCTTCGGACCGGACACGGGCCTGGTCTCGGAACGGGCAACCAAGCTGGTCTCGAAGGCCTCCGAAGGCGACAGCGATCCTTTCAATCTCATCAAGATCGACGCCTCGGAAATCAGCTCGGATCCGAATCGGTTGATCGACGAAGTCCTGACCGTTCCGCTCTTTGGCGGACGCCGGATTGTCTGGGTCAAGGATGCGTCCGGCAAGAACCTGACCCCGGCGGTCGACCCGGTCCTGAAACTGGACGACTGGCAGACACTGGTTGTTCTGGAAGCCGGCGATATCAAGAAGGGCGTTGGCCTTCGCAAGCTCATCGAAGGCCACAAGCGCGCCATCGCACTGCCCTGCTACGCCGACAATGACCGGGGCATCGACCAGCTGATCGACGAGGAAACGCGGGAAGCCGGGCTTACAATTACACGCGAAGCCCGCGCGGCCCTGCACAGCCTTTTAGGCGGCGACCGCATGGCCAGCCGCGGCGAACTGAAAAAGCTCTGTCTTTACGCCCTCAACAAGGGCCGTATCGAGAGTGAGGACATCGAGGCCGTCATCGGCGACGCTTCGGCCTTCGAGATGTCCGAACTGATCGACGCGGCGGCGACCGGCGATCTCGCAACGCTCGATCATGGCCTGGAACGCTTGGCCGATGCCGGCTCCAAGGCTTCGGTGATCGCCAACCAGACCCTCAAGCATTTCCAGCATTTGCATCGGATGCGAATCGATGTGGACCAGGGCAAACCGGCCCAGGCCGTCATCGATGGCCAGCGTCCACCGATCTTCTTCACCCGAAAGCCGAAATTCTCTCTGCAGCTGCGGATCTGGGCGCTGAAGGATCTGGAACGGGCCATGCAGATCCTGAGCGAAGCCACTCGAGTATCGCGCTTGAACGACGCCCTTGGCGTTCCGGTCCTGTCTGAAGCCTTGCTGACCCTCGGCCGTGTCGCGAGGGCGCGGAACCAGCGGCGCTAG
- a CDS encoding ParB/RepB/Spo0J family partition protein, with protein sequence MAEKDVKNKRLGRGLAALIGDSAPEAAAPPEKIVRDSRKVPIEHLEPNPRNPRKTFTEKDLADLAESLKAKGIVQPILVRPAAGKRDRFEIIAGERRWRAAQRAGLHEAPIIIRDVTDQEALELAIIENVQRADLNPIEEAMGYEQLTAEFSYSQGELAKVIGKSRSHVANTMRLLKLPNSVKDYLAEGLLTAGHARALITVDDPAALAELIVEKGLTVRDAEKISQDPDALAKLKGEKPPVAKAEKDADTKSLEKRLTDSLGLKVTVGHKPGKEAGDLKIKYTSLEQLDELCKKLGVETR encoded by the coding sequence ATGGCGGAAAAGGACGTCAAGAACAAACGTTTGGGACGGGGTCTGGCGGCCCTGATCGGAGATTCGGCACCTGAGGCTGCCGCGCCACCCGAAAAGATCGTTCGTGACAGCCGCAAGGTGCCGATCGAACACCTGGAGCCGAACCCGCGCAATCCGCGCAAGACCTTCACCGAGAAAGACCTTGCAGACCTTGCGGAATCCCTGAAGGCAAAGGGCATCGTACAGCCCATTCTGGTGCGTCCGGCGGCCGGCAAGCGGGATCGCTTCGAGATCATTGCAGGTGAGCGCCGCTGGCGGGCCGCGCAGCGGGCAGGACTGCACGAAGCACCGATCATCATTCGCGATGTCACCGATCAGGAAGCTCTCGAGCTTGCCATCATTGAAAACGTCCAGCGTGCGGACCTCAATCCGATCGAAGAGGCGATGGGCTACGAGCAGCTGACGGCTGAATTCAGCTACAGTCAGGGCGAACTGGCCAAGGTGATCGGCAAGAGCCGCAGCCATGTCGCCAACACCATGCGGCTTCTGAAGCTGCCCAACTCGGTCAAGGATTACCTGGCCGAAGGTCTGCTGACAGCAGGGCATGCAAGAGCCCTGATCACGGTCGACGATCCCGCCGCCCTTGCTGAGCTGATCGTCGAGAAGGGTCTGACCGTTCGTGATGCTGAAAAGATCTCCCAGGATCCGGATGCACTTGCGAAACTGAAGGGTGAAAAGCCTCCGGTCGCCAAGGCCGAGAAGGACGCCGACACCAAGTCTCTGGAAAAGCGCCTGACCGACTCCCTTGGCCTGAAGGTGACAGTCGGGCACAAGCCGGGCAAGGAAGCGGGCGATCTGAAGATCAAGTACACTTCGCTGGAACAGCTGGACGAGCTGTGCAAGAAACTGGGCGTCGAAACGCGGTAA